The genomic stretch TCATGGAAATAAGCATCGTCCTCAAGCGAAGCAACAGCACCAGCCAAAGCGAGTCGATCAAGCGTATAGGAATTGAATGAGTTTTTGATGCGATTCAATCCATCAATCAACTCCTCGCTGCCGAATGCAAAGCCTACGCGCAGGCCTGCCAAGGAACGGGACTTCGAGAGCGTCTGAACGACGAGCAGGTTCGGATAGTCTTTAATCAGCTCAATAGCCGACTGTCCTCCAAAATCGATGTACGCCTCGTCGATAATGACTGCCTGATCGGGATGGCTGGCAAGCAAGGTGCGAATCTCATCAAGCGAGAGCAATTGAGCCGTTGGCGCATTCGGATTCGGAATGATGATTCCGCCATTATCCGAATGGAAAGCTTCCACATGTACGCGAAACTGCTCGTCGAGCGCTATAAGCTCAGCACTTAAACCATAGAGCTTCGCATACACCTTATAGAAGCTGTATGTAATATCCGGAAACAACAGTTTTTTTGCCGGATCAAAAAAAGCAGCAAACGCAAATGCCAATATTTCATCAGAACCGTTGCCAACAAATACCTGCTCTTCTGGCAAACCATAATAGGCCGCTGCTGCCCTCACAAGCACCTCGCAGGTAGGATCGGGATAAAGACGCAAATCTTCGTTAGTCGCCCCCACAATCGCAGCAATCGCCTTAGGAGAAGGCGGATAAGGATTTTCATTCGTATTCAGCTTAATATACACTTTGTCCTTCGGCTGTTCGCCAGGCACGTAAGGAACGAGCGAAGCGGTCAGTGGACTCCAAAATTTACTCAATGTCTACTCTTCCTTTCATGATCGGCATTTCAAACGCCAGCTTTAGTTTAACATGCGCCATTCAGCAGCCCTATTCAAGTCAGACAGGACGGACAGCAGCCCTTAACATGAGTAAGCCAATTAACGCTCCAAACGTATTTAGAATAATATCGTCAATATCGAAGCTGCCTAGACGTGTAACCATCTGAGCAGCCTCGACAATGGTAATCAACATAATGGTTGCAGCAGTAAGCCGCAG from Paenibacillus sp. FSL H8-0548 encodes the following:
- the hisC gene encoding histidinol-phosphate transaminase, giving the protein MSKFWSPLTASLVPYVPGEQPKDKVYIKLNTNENPYPPSPKAIAAIVGATNEDLRLYPDPTCEVLVRAAAAYYGLPEEQVFVGNGSDEILAFAFAAFFDPAKKLLFPDITYSFYKVYAKLYGLSAELIALDEQFRVHVEAFHSDNGGIIIPNPNAPTAQLLSLDEIRTLLASHPDQAVIIDEAYIDFGGQSAIELIKDYPNLLVVQTLSKSRSLAGLRVGFAFGSEELIDGLNRIKNSFNSYTLDRLALAGAVASLEDDAYFHETTAKVIATRERVTEQLLEMGFKATDSKANFVFISHKEIEAKEIFQQLRDKGVLVRYFNQPRIDNYLRVSIGTDEEMDAFIAALHEIVGV